Proteins from one Natrinema salinisoli genomic window:
- the mfnA gene encoding tyrosine decarboxylase MfnA, with translation MQSEPQAFDRVLSSMCTDPHPAARDAAERFLATNPGDPGSYPTVAALEDDAIELLSDVAGLDEPAGYITSGGTEANIQAVRIARERADSRTPNVVMPESGHFSFQKAADLLGVELRIVPTDDDHRADLAAVRSAVDDDTAAVIGVAGTTEYGRVDPIQELGRIARSVDATLHVDAAWGGFVLPFTDYDWHFGHAPVDTMAIDPHKMGQAAVPAGGLLVRSPDLLDELAVDTPYLESTSQATLTGTRSGAGVASAVAAMEELWPDGYRRQYVRSQNNAEWLADALEKRGYAVADPTLPLVAADVPRSTFDALRAKGWRISRTATGELRVVCMPHVTREMLASFIGDLDRLEVRASVPVVSDD, from the coding sequence ATGCAATCCGAGCCGCAAGCGTTCGACCGGGTTCTCTCGTCGATGTGTACGGACCCTCACCCGGCGGCGCGCGACGCGGCGGAGCGGTTTCTCGCGACGAATCCCGGCGATCCCGGGAGCTACCCGACCGTCGCGGCGCTCGAGGACGACGCGATCGAGCTGTTGAGCGACGTTGCGGGTCTCGACGAGCCGGCGGGCTACATCACGAGCGGCGGCACGGAGGCCAACATTCAGGCCGTTCGAATCGCCCGCGAACGGGCCGACAGCCGGACTCCGAACGTCGTCATGCCCGAGTCCGGCCACTTCAGTTTCCAGAAGGCGGCCGACCTGCTCGGCGTCGAACTCCGGATCGTTCCCACCGACGACGACCACCGGGCCGACCTCGCGGCCGTTCGGTCCGCCGTCGACGACGACACCGCCGCGGTGATCGGCGTCGCGGGAACGACCGAGTACGGCCGCGTCGATCCGATTCAGGAACTCGGCCGGATCGCCCGGTCGGTCGACGCCACCCTCCACGTCGACGCCGCGTGGGGCGGGTTCGTCCTTCCCTTTACCGACTACGACTGGCACTTCGGCCACGCGCCCGTCGACACGATGGCCATCGACCCCCACAAGATGGGACAGGCCGCGGTTCCCGCGGGGGGACTGCTCGTCCGCTCGCCCGACCTGCTCGACGAACTCGCCGTCGACACGCCCTACCTCGAGTCGACCTCGCAGGCGACGCTGACGGGAACTCGCTCCGGCGCAGGCGTCGCGAGCGCCGTCGCCGCGATGGAGGAACTGTGGCCGGACGGCTACCGCCGACAGTACGTCCGCTCGCAGAACAACGCCGAGTGGCTCGCCGACGCCCTCGAGAAGCGGGGCTACGCGGTCGCCGATCCCACGCTGCCGCTCGTCGCGGCCGACGTGCCGCGGTCGACGTTCGACGCGCTGCGAGCCAAGGGCTGGCGGATCTCGCGAACGGCGACCGGCGAACTGCGCGTCGTCTGTATGCCACACGTCACCCGCGAGATGCTGGCCTCGTTTATCGGTGATCTGGATCGGCTCGAGGTGCGTGCGAGCGTGCCGGTCGTGAGTGACGACTAA